From the genome of Pseudanabaena sp. FACHB-2040, one region includes:
- a CDS encoding diflavin flavoprotein: protein MTLTPTLTSPPPETRPRDVQIAPLAAQTTVLRSRTWEQLKFEAEYARQQGTTANSYLIQADYTALIDPPGASFTALFLEQLRQQVDPSQIDYVVLNHVNPNRMVTLQQLMGLAPQATLVCTRPATKALRAAFPDWQHPLYAVRAGNTLDLGQGHRLEFLPLPTPRWPDGMVTFDPATRTLFSDKLFGVHLCSDGLWDEDWKELDGDRRYYFDCLHATQAKQVSDLLDRIETLPTRYWAPGHGPLVRYSLSRLHHDYRQWCQETLNRTQRIALIYASAYGNTSEMAHAIARGLLRSGVAVDAINCELAEPEEITQIIAACDGFIIGSPTLGGHAPVQIQTALGMVLATAAKTKLAGVFGSFGWSGEAVDLIESKLRDATYRFGFEALRVRFTPTEADLQRCEQAGVDFVQSLKKVKNLRSQRQNVTETQADRTEQAVGRVIGSLGILTYQPESKPQGILTAWVSQATFNPPGLMIAVSAELPLQVGDPLVLNMLKEGRNLRRHFTPIPPAADQPFPAVPTIPATNGCAILTEALAYVEGTVQNMMDCGDHRLIYATINSGDVLEPTGVTAIRHRKSGGEY, encoded by the coding sequence ATGACCCTCACCCCAACCCTGACCTCCCCTCCACCCGAAACTCGCCCCCGCGATGTGCAGATTGCCCCGCTAGCAGCGCAGACGACCGTGTTGCGATCGCGCACTTGGGAGCAGCTCAAGTTTGAGGCCGAATATGCTCGCCAGCAGGGCACAACAGCCAATAGCTATCTCATTCAGGCCGACTACACAGCTCTGATTGACCCGCCGGGAGCCTCTTTCACTGCGCTTTTTCTAGAGCAGCTCCGCCAACAGGTTGATCCCAGCCAAATCGATTACGTTGTGCTGAACCACGTCAACCCCAACCGCATGGTGACGCTACAGCAACTGATGGGGCTGGCTCCCCAGGCCACCCTTGTCTGCACTCGTCCCGCGACTAAAGCGTTAAGAGCCGCCTTCCCAGACTGGCAGCATCCGCTGTATGCGGTGCGGGCGGGCAATACGCTGGACTTGGGCCAGGGTCACCGCCTAGAGTTTTTGCCGCTGCCCACTCCCCGCTGGCCCGATGGCATGGTCACCTTTGATCCAGCAACCCGCACTCTTTTTAGCGACAAGCTGTTTGGCGTGCATCTGTGCAGCGACGGCCTCTGGGATGAGGATTGGAAGGAACTCGATGGGGATCGCCGCTACTACTTTGACTGTCTGCATGCGACCCAGGCCAAGCAGGTGAGCGACTTACTTGACCGGATTGAGACGCTGCCTACTCGCTATTGGGCACCGGGTCATGGGCCGCTAGTGCGCTACAGCCTCAGCCGACTGCACCACGACTACCGCCAGTGGTGCCAAGAAACGCTGAACCGAACTCAGCGGATAGCCCTGATTTATGCCTCAGCCTACGGCAACACGTCAGAAATGGCCCACGCGATCGCAAGGGGGCTGCTCAGATCGGGGGTGGCGGTCGATGCCATCAACTGCGAACTGGCTGAACCCGAGGAAATTACCCAGATCATTGCCGCCTGTGATGGCTTTATCATCGGCTCGCCTACGCTGGGGGGGCATGCTCCGGTGCAAATTCAGACGGCGCTGGGGATGGTGCTGGCAACAGCGGCTAAGACTAAGCTAGCGGGGGTATTTGGCTCCTTTGGCTGGAGCGGCGAGGCCGTGGATTTAATCGAGTCAAAGCTGCGGGATGCTACCTACCGCTTTGGTTTTGAGGCGCTGCGGGTACGCTTTACCCCAACCGAGGCAGACCTGCAGCGGTGCGAGCAGGCAGGGGTTGATTTTGTTCAGAGCCTAAAAAAAGTCAAGAACTTGCGATCGCAACGCCAGAACGTGACTGAAACCCAAGCCGACCGCACCGAACAAGCTGTGGGCCGCGTGATTGGCTCCCTCGGCATCCTCACCTACCAGCCAGAGAGCAAGCCCCAGGGAATTCTGACCGCCTGGGTATCCCAAGCCACCTTCAACCCACCGGGGCTGATGATTGCCGTTTCTGCAGAATTACCGCTGCAGGTGGGCGATCCGCTGGTTCTCAACATGCTTAAGGAGGGACGCAATCTGCGCCGTCACTTCACGCCGATCCCCCCAGCGGCAGATCAGCCCTTTCCAGCTGTACCGACTATCCCTGCCACGAATGGCTGCGCCATTTTGACCGAGGCCCTAGCCTACGTTGAAGGGACTGTGCAAAATATGATGGACTGCGGCGATCACCGCCTGATCTATGCCACCATCAACAGCGGCGATGTCCTCGAACCAACCGGTGTTACAGCAATTCGCCACCGGAAGTCCGGCGGCGAATACTAA
- a CDS encoding phosphate-starvation-inducible PsiE family protein encodes MQYVSSSSTPPGTSWLNSGRVIRLLEMVQDLIVICLCVGLFSFMVMQIREMVLSLLPPLDFQTVTSDILFLLILVELFRLLVIYLQEHRVSIGVAVEVSIVSVLREIIVRGVLETPWSQVLSCCAFLLVLGALLIIRVWIPPTFEGIDPEQQVSRRYRQRHTESTESADEIPDVVPAHYID; translated from the coding sequence ATGCAATATGTTTCATCTTCCTCAACGCCACCGGGTACCTCCTGGCTCAACAGTGGCCGCGTCATTCGCTTGCTGGAAATGGTTCAAGACCTGATTGTGATTTGCCTCTGCGTTGGCCTCTTCAGCTTCATGGTGATGCAGATTCGGGAAATGGTGCTGTCCCTGCTGCCGCCGCTGGACTTTCAAACCGTCACCTCTGACATTCTCTTTCTGCTAATCCTGGTGGAGCTATTTCGGCTGCTGGTGATCTACCTGCAAGAACACCGCGTTTCAATTGGGGTTGCCGTCGAAGTGTCCATCGTCTCGGTGTTGCGGGAAATTATCGTGCGCGGCGTGCTCGAAACGCCTTGGAGCCAAGTGTTGTCCTGCTGCGCCTTTCTGCTGGTGCTGGGAGCATTGCTGATTATTCGTGTGTGGATTCCACCCACCTTTGAGGGCATTGACCCAGAGCAGCAAGTCTCGCGTCGCTACCGCCAGCGCCACACAGAATCTACAGAATCTGCTGATGAAATCCCCGATGTCGTGCCCGCTCACTACATCGACTAA
- a CDS encoding diflavin flavoprotein, with the protein MVALTHQTQSSQPQSHLTLQVAQIGQDTTAIRCLDWDRSRFDIEFALNNGTTYNSFLIEGQQTALVDTSHSKFRDLYLNLLQDELTLARLDYLIVSHTEPDHSGLVADILQLAPQVTVVGSKVAIQFLENMVHQPFQSRIVKSGDTLDLGQGHILQFFSAPNLHWPDTIFTYDLQTRILYTCDAFGMHYCDDHLLDEEPDLLERDFKYYYDCLMGPNARSVLGALKRMEGLEIGTIATGHGPLLHHHIDHWTGNYRQWSQAKAIETPLVAVIYVGSYGYSTYLANAIANGIFKTGVDVELADLREIDLHGLRELVGNAAGLVIGMPPQSDTTSQTLLQTALAAAHAKQSIGLFETGGGEDEPIFPLRNRFQEIGLMEAFTPILVKTAPEAALDQLCQEAGTDLGQWLTRDRTVRQIKAIDGQLERALGRISSGLYLLTVQRGNVASAMLASWVTQASLAPLGVAIAVAKDRAITSFLQIDDTFVLNILEEDRYQPLMKHFLKRFAPGADRFAGIKTYPADNGCPILAEALAYLECTVTQRMECSDHWIIYATVQTGRVSKVEGFTAVHHRKVGTHY; encoded by the coding sequence ATGGTTGCGCTTACCCATCAAACCCAAAGCTCACAGCCGCAGTCTCACCTGACTCTGCAGGTTGCGCAGATTGGCCAAGATACGACCGCCATCCGCTGTCTTGACTGGGATCGGTCCCGATTTGATATTGAGTTTGCGCTGAATAACGGCACGACGTACAACTCTTTTTTGATTGAGGGCCAGCAGACGGCGCTGGTCGATACCTCCCACAGTAAATTCCGCGATCTCTACCTGAATCTGCTGCAGGACGAGCTAACGCTGGCCCGGCTGGACTACCTGATTGTTAGTCACACGGAGCCTGATCACAGCGGCTTGGTCGCCGACATTTTGCAGCTGGCCCCCCAGGTCACTGTTGTGGGGTCAAAGGTGGCGATTCAGTTTTTAGAGAATATGGTGCATCAGCCCTTTCAGTCGCGCATTGTGAAGAGTGGCGACACGCTAGATCTGGGCCAGGGGCACATCCTCCAGTTTTTCTCAGCGCCTAATCTGCACTGGCCGGACACGATCTTCACCTACGATCTGCAGACCCGCATTCTCTACACCTGTGATGCTTTTGGCATGCACTACTGTGACGATCACTTGCTGGACGAAGAGCCGGATCTGTTGGAGCGAGATTTTAAGTACTACTACGACTGTCTAATGGGGCCAAACGCCCGCTCGGTGCTGGGAGCCCTGAAACGGATGGAGGGCCTGGAGATCGGCACCATTGCCACTGGGCACGGCCCGCTGCTACACCATCACATCGACCACTGGACGGGGAACTACCGCCAGTGGAGTCAGGCAAAAGCAATCGAAACGCCGCTGGTGGCCGTGATCTACGTGGGCAGCTATGGCTACAGTACTTATCTAGCCAATGCGATCGCAAATGGCATCTTCAAAACCGGGGTCGATGTCGAACTGGCCGACCTGCGAGAGATCGACCTGCACGGCCTGCGGGAACTGGTTGGCAACGCTGCGGGGCTAGTGATCGGCATGCCGCCCCAGTCTGACACCACCAGCCAAACCCTACTGCAAACGGCGCTGGCCGCTGCCCATGCCAAACAGAGCATAGGCCTGTTCGAAACTGGAGGGGGCGAAGATGAGCCCATCTTCCCGCTGCGCAACCGCTTTCAAGAAATTGGGCTAATGGAGGCCTTTACCCCGATCCTGGTCAAGACAGCCCCCGAAGCCGCTCTCGATCAGCTGTGCCAGGAAGCGGGCACCGATCTGGGGCAGTGGCTGACCCGCGATCGCACTGTGCGCCAGATCAAGGCCATCGACGGCCAGCTAGAGCGAGCGCTAGGCCGCATCAGCAGCGGCCTGTACCTGCTCACCGTACAGCGGGGCAATGTTGCTAGCGCCATGCTGGCTTCCTGGGTGACACAGGCGAGCTTAGCGCCGCTGGGGGTTGCGATCGCTGTAGCCAAAGACCGGGCGATCACCTCGTTTCTGCAGATAGACGACACTTTTGTCCTCAACATCCTGGAGGAAGACCGCTACCAGCCTCTGATGAAGCACTTCCTAAAGCGCTTTGCACCCGGAGCCGATCGCTTTGCTGGGATCAAGACCTATCCTGCCGATAATGGCTGCCCGATCTTGGCTGAGGCACTGGCCTATCTGGAGTGCACCGTGACCCAGCGAATGGAGTGCAGCGACCACTGGATTATTTACGCCACCGTGCAGACTGGGCGCGTATCGAAGGTTGAAGGCTTTACCGCCGTCCACCACCGCAAGGTGGGCACGCATTATTGA
- a CDS encoding YdiU family protein — MTASAPQTFNPLLALEYAPALESLGDDYYDIVGAADFPRHTLRFRNDDILKQLGLDPEAVSDEHFIEAFGKFEGREPLLALRYHGYQFGEYNPFLGDGRGFLYGQVRGVDGELYDFGTKGSGTTPYSRGGDGRLTLKGGVREVLAAEALHALGVRTSRTFSLIETGDALWRGDEPSPTRASVMVRFSRSHIRFGAFERLEYHQRPDLISKLLEHVIDVYYPAVRLFTDPQERFIRFYDELVQRVAELVAQWMSVGFCHAVLNTDNMSVTGESFDYGPYAFMDKYDPRFTAAYFDYSGRYSYANQPGICQWNLQALQKPLALVMPQAELETALGHFRDRYAAAYLQRMLRKLGFQQLSRVLAEALVAQTLKLFNGVDIGYHDFFSGLTHQFSPQWRQDLSQIFSTTLQASDPAAAELLEQWRQIYHRCLNELPQEAMPEVARCLQQTNPETVLLRPEIEAVWEPITVEDNWQPFYDLVQRVQNPFIQA, encoded by the coding sequence ATGACTGCCTCTGCCCCCCAGACCTTCAATCCGCTGCTGGCCCTAGAGTATGCCCCAGCCTTGGAATCGTTGGGTGATGACTATTACGATATTGTCGGCGCTGCCGATTTTCCTCGACACACCCTGCGCTTTCGCAACGACGACATTCTCAAGCAGCTAGGGCTAGACCCAGAGGCCGTCAGCGATGAGCATTTCATTGAAGCCTTTGGCAAATTTGAGGGGCGCGAACCGCTGCTAGCTCTGCGCTATCACGGTTATCAGTTTGGCGAGTACAACCCCTTTTTAGGCGATGGCCGGGGATTTTTGTATGGGCAGGTGCGTGGGGTAGACGGAGAACTCTACGACTTTGGCACCAAAGGGTCGGGGACTACCCCCTATTCGCGGGGCGGCGACGGACGGCTCACGCTTAAAGGCGGCGTGCGGGAGGTGCTGGCGGCAGAAGCGCTGCACGCGTTAGGAGTTCGAACCTCGCGCACCTTTAGCCTGATTGAAACCGGAGATGCGCTTTGGCGAGGGGATGAACCCTCTCCTACCCGTGCGTCGGTGATGGTGCGCTTCAGCCGCTCCCATATCCGCTTTGGCGCCTTTGAGCGGCTGGAGTACCACCAGCGGCCCGACCTGATTAGCAAGCTGCTGGAGCACGTAATTGATGTGTATTACCCGGCAGTGCGGCTCTTTACTGACCCGCAGGAGCGGTTTATCCGCTTCTATGATGAACTGGTGCAGCGGGTGGCTGAGCTAGTGGCCCAGTGGATGTCGGTTGGGTTTTGCCATGCGGTGCTCAATACCGACAATATGTCGGTTACTGGGGAGAGCTTTGACTACGGCCCCTACGCCTTCATGGACAAGTACGATCCTCGGTTTACCGCGGCCTATTTTGACTACAGCGGGCGCTACAGCTACGCCAACCAGCCCGGCATCTGCCAGTGGAACCTGCAGGCCCTGCAAAAGCCGTTAGCCTTGGTCATGCCGCAGGCGGAGCTGGAGACAGCCCTAGGTCATTTTCGCGATCGCTATGCTGCGGCCTACCTGCAGCGCATGCTGAGGAAGCTGGGCTTCCAGCAGCTCTCCCGGGTGCTGGCAGAGGCTCTAGTGGCCCAAACCCTAAAGCTGTTTAACGGCGTGGACATTGGTTACCACGACTTCTTCTCGGGCCTTACGCATCAGTTCTCACCCCAGTGGCGGCAAGATCTCAGCCAGATTTTTAGCACCACGCTGCAAGCCTCTGACCCTGCAGCTGCAGAGCTGCTGGAACAATGGCGGCAGATCTACCACCGCTGCCTTAATGAGCTACCTCAGGAAGCAATGCCGGAGGTAGCCCGATGCTTACAGCAGACCAACCCAGAAACTGTGCTGCTGCGGCCAGAAATCGAAGCTGTTTGGGAACCGATTACGGTTGAAGATAACTGGCAACCGTTTTATGACCTGGTTCAGCGTGTACAAAATCCGTTTATCCAAGCGTAA
- a CDS encoding PEP-CTERM sorting domain-containing protein (PEP-CTERM proteins occur, often in large numbers, in the proteomes of bacteria that also encode an exosortase, a predicted intramembrane cysteine proteinase. The presence of a PEP-CTERM domain at a protein's C-terminus predicts cleavage within the sorting domain, followed by covalent anchoring to some some component of the (usually Gram-negative) cell surface. Many PEP-CTERM proteins exhibit an unusual sequence composition that includes large numbers of potential glycosylation sites. Expression of one such protein has been shown restore the ability of a bacterium to form floc, a type of biofilm.), with amino-acid sequence MSLSTNQMNVRTLLSATLAACGLAFGTSLLAQAQAATFSLTPFTGNDARVSVTLNELSSGNIDVKVEVDKTLALADLRGVFFNVKNEAILPQLSLINTSAGVGTFKFAANSVSEVGKVKLEGEPTLNPCGSTGCDGGIEIGQDGLKGGKDDYQSASWTFTRKDGQALSMADFEGMTWGIRATSVGTGNSRGGSTKLSGVAPKSPTPEAPKDIPEPATALGILVVAAGAAASRRSVERG; translated from the coding sequence GTGTCACTCTCCACCAACCAGATGAACGTGAGAACCTTATTATCAGCAACCCTAGCGGCCTGCGGACTGGCCTTTGGCACATCCCTCTTGGCCCAAGCCCAGGCGGCAACCTTTTCTCTCACGCCCTTTACGGGCAACGATGCGCGGGTATCGGTCACCCTCAATGAACTGTCAAGCGGCAATATCGATGTCAAGGTAGAGGTCGATAAGACCTTAGCCTTAGCCGATTTGCGAGGGGTCTTTTTCAACGTTAAAAACGAGGCTATCCTACCTCAGCTCAGCCTAATCAACACCAGCGCTGGTGTAGGCACCTTCAAATTTGCGGCTAACAGCGTTTCTGAAGTCGGTAAAGTCAAACTGGAAGGAGAGCCCACCCTCAACCCCTGCGGCTCAACTGGCTGCGATGGCGGCATCGAAATTGGTCAAGACGGCCTCAAGGGCGGCAAAGACGACTATCAAAGCGCTAGCTGGACCTTTACCCGGAAAGACGGGCAGGCCCTGTCTATGGCTGACTTCGAAGGCATGACTTGGGGCATTCGCGCCACCAGCGTTGGCACTGGCAATAGTCGGGGAGGCAGCACTAAGCTCAGTGGCGTTGCGCCCAAGTCACCAACCCCAGAAGCACCCAAAGACATTCCAGAACCCGCGACTGCGCTAGGTATCCTTGTCGTCGCAGCGGGTGCTGCGGCTAGTCGCCGCTCTGTTGAGCGAGGCTAG
- a CDS encoding bifunctional (p)ppGpp synthetase/guanosine-3',5'-bis(diphosphate) 3'-pyrophosphohydrolase yields MNLTVSPTLPTDCQLPRWLETCLLSHQEDSDGHTAECPEEKSNNLLVCKAFQFAYSLHKGQRRASGEPYICHPIEVANLLRDLGGDSAMIAAGFLHDVVEDTDITSEEIEAQFGQDVRRLVEGVTKLSKFNFESKTERQAENFRRMFLAMAQDVRVIVVKLADRLHNMRTLEHLNDQKRRRIALETMEIFAPLANRLGIGRFKWELEDLSFKYLEPEAYRKMQEYVSEKRADREARLRQVAETLRQRLESADITVGDVSSRPKHLYSIYRKMEMQKKDFHEIYDIAAVRLIVGTHEECYRALAIAHDAFRPIPGRFKDYIGLPKPNRYQSLHTVVIGTKGKPIEVQIRTLEMHHVAEYGIAAHWKYKETGTSSNARVTTDDDKFTWLRQLLEWQKDLKDAQEFLENVKGNLFDEDVYVFTPDGDVIPLARGATSVDFAYRIHTEVGNHCAGAKVNGRLVTLDTPLQNGDIVEILTQKNGHPSLDWLNFVVTAGARNRIRQWYKRSHRDENIARARDMLEKELGKNGFEALLKSAPAQAAAERCNYQSVEDLLAGLGYGEVTLNLVVNRLREAVKAQQPPIATDHSKAAHGTESLLTGMLTTGPKLKPISSASPILGIEGLLHHVAGCCNPLPGEPIIGVVGLGSRGISIHRQGCPNLEEIPGDRLIPVSWNPLEQNGNRQTYPVHVRIEVIDRVGVLKDILSHLSDLQINVHKAQVKTFPGQTAEIDLGLDVRDHAHLEQTFNQIRKMTDVLKLRRISEIE; encoded by the coding sequence ATGAACCTAACGGTTTCTCCAACGCTTCCCACCGACTGTCAACTGCCTCGTTGGCTTGAGACCTGTCTGCTCAGCCACCAGGAGGACAGCGATGGCCATACCGCCGAATGCCCTGAGGAAAAGTCCAACAACCTGCTAGTTTGTAAAGCCTTTCAGTTTGCCTACTCGCTCCACAAAGGGCAGCGTCGGGCCTCTGGAGAGCCCTATATTTGCCACCCCATCGAAGTTGCAAACCTGCTGCGAGACCTAGGCGGCGACAGCGCCATGATTGCTGCAGGGTTCTTGCATGATGTGGTTGAAGACACCGACATTACCTCCGAAGAAATCGAAGCCCAGTTTGGCCAAGATGTGCGGCGGCTAGTCGAGGGAGTCACCAAACTATCCAAGTTCAACTTCGAGAGTAAGACCGAACGGCAGGCCGAAAACTTCCGCCGCATGTTTTTGGCAATGGCTCAAGACGTGCGTGTTATTGTCGTCAAGCTCGCAGATCGGCTCCACAACATGCGCACGCTGGAGCACTTGAACGACCAGAAGCGCCGCCGCATCGCGCTAGAGACGATGGAAATTTTCGCGCCCCTAGCCAATCGTCTGGGGATCGGTCGCTTCAAATGGGAGCTAGAAGATCTCTCGTTTAAGTACCTAGAGCCAGAAGCCTACCGAAAAATGCAGGAGTATGTCTCTGAGAAACGAGCCGACCGTGAAGCGCGGCTCAGGCAGGTGGCCGAAACCCTGCGGCAGCGGCTAGAGAGCGCAGACATTACGGTAGGCGATGTCAGCAGCCGCCCCAAACACCTCTACAGCATCTACCGCAAAATGGAGATGCAGAAGAAAGACTTCCATGAGATTTACGACATTGCAGCAGTGCGTCTAATTGTCGGTACCCACGAAGAATGCTACCGCGCTCTGGCCATTGCCCACGATGCCTTCCGCCCCATTCCAGGCCGCTTTAAAGACTACATCGGGCTACCCAAGCCCAACCGCTACCAGTCGCTGCACACCGTCGTCATCGGCACCAAGGGCAAGCCCATTGAGGTCCAAATCCGTACCCTGGAAATGCACCACGTCGCTGAGTACGGAATTGCTGCCCACTGGAAGTACAAGGAAACCGGCACCTCCAGCAACGCCCGCGTCACCACCGACGATGACAAATTTACCTGGCTGCGGCAGCTCCTAGAGTGGCAAAAAGACCTCAAAGATGCTCAAGAATTCTTAGAGAACGTCAAAGGCAACCTCTTTGACGAAGATGTCTACGTCTTTACCCCCGATGGCGACGTCATTCCCTTAGCTAGAGGAGCCACCTCGGTAGACTTTGCCTACCGCATTCACACAGAGGTAGGCAACCACTGCGCCGGAGCCAAAGTCAATGGCCGCCTAGTCACCCTCGATACACCCCTGCAAAACGGCGATATCGTCGAAATCCTCACCCAGAAAAACGGCCACCCTAGTTTAGACTGGCTCAACTTTGTAGTCACAGCTGGGGCCCGCAACCGGATTCGTCAGTGGTATAAGCGATCGCATCGCGACGAAAACATCGCCCGAGCCCGCGACATGTTAGAAAAAGAGCTGGGCAAAAACGGCTTCGAAGCCCTGCTTAAATCAGCCCCTGCCCAAGCTGCCGCCGAACGATGTAACTACCAGAGTGTAGAAGACCTGCTGGCCGGGCTGGGCTACGGCGAAGTCACCCTAAACCTGGTCGTCAACCGCCTGCGAGAAGCTGTCAAAGCGCAGCAGCCCCCCATCGCCACCGACCACAGTAAAGCTGCCCATGGCACCGAAAGCCTGCTGACCGGCATGCTTACGACCGGACCCAAGCTCAAACCCATCTCATCAGCCTCGCCTATCCTCGGCATTGAAGGGTTGCTTCACCACGTTGCGGGCTGCTGCAATCCCCTCCCGGGGGAGCCCATTATTGGAGTCGTGGGCTTGGGCAGTCGGGGCATTTCCATCCACCGACAAGGCTGCCCCAATCTAGAAGAAATTCCTGGCGACCGGCTCATCCCTGTTAGCTGGAACCCACTGGAGCAAAACGGTAACCGCCAGACCTACCCAGTCCACGTCAGAATTGAGGTGATCGACCGGGTTGGTGTGCTCAAAGATATTCTCTCCCACCTTTCAGACCTGCAGATCAACGTTCATAAAGCTCAGGTCAAGACCTTCCCCGGCCAAACCGCCGAGATCGATTTGGGCCTAGATGTTCGAGACCACGCCCACCTGGAGCAAACCTTTAATCAGATTCGCAAGATGACTGACGTGCTCAAGCTGCGCCGCATCAGCGAAATCGAGTGA
- the patD gene encoding heterocyst frequency control protein PatD, with product MASFSTTVPDFQTQLGCLLSIVSQANPDSLSLQQHFLAVQEQFQGQLKGSEGDLAELAQPILLEMSRTLRLLGMDIAFLQTARQSVTLQQRQKQMCDRIAQLQNFCQGLLKLASEYSPETEG from the coding sequence ATGGCTTCGTTTTCTACGACCGTTCCGGATTTTCAGACGCAATTGGGCTGTTTGCTCTCAATAGTCTCGCAGGCTAATCCAGATTCGCTCTCCCTACAGCAGCATTTTCTGGCGGTGCAGGAGCAATTTCAGGGCCAACTTAAAGGGAGCGAGGGCGATTTGGCAGAGCTAGCCCAGCCTATTTTGCTAGAAATGAGCCGCACTCTGCGCTTGCTGGGCATGGATATAGCGTTTTTACAGACGGCTCGCCAGTCTGTGACGCTACAGCAGCGGCAAAAGCAGATGTGCGATCGCATTGCCCAACTCCAAAATTTCTGTCAGGGTCTTTTGAAGTTAGCGAGCGAATATAGCCCCGAGACTGAGGGTTAG
- a CDS encoding zf-TFIIB domain-containing protein encodes MSQCPKEGEVTLQACQLSLGLAAEGCPSCGGAWIPPEHYEKWKQRQIGADAPLHVAVLPMMLNVPFQVSPLDNRAALCPDCKHYMVRGRVNLSSSAFYVERCPNCQGIWCDQGEWEILQKLKLDAHVEYIFSGDWRAQVRALEQGEREKLATVEKLGPDLAKRIFELADLLENHPNGDFGVAYLMRRFES; translated from the coding sequence TTGTCCCAGTGCCCTAAAGAAGGTGAGGTGACGCTGCAAGCGTGTCAGTTAAGCCTTGGACTAGCTGCAGAAGGCTGTCCAAGCTGTGGTGGAGCCTGGATTCCGCCGGAGCATTACGAAAAGTGGAAACAGCGTCAGATCGGTGCTGATGCGCCGCTACATGTTGCTGTTCTGCCGATGATGCTGAATGTGCCGTTTCAGGTTTCTCCGCTAGATAATCGAGCGGCTCTCTGCCCTGACTGCAAGCACTATATGGTGCGGGGCCGGGTCAATCTGAGCAGCAGTGCGTTTTATGTCGAGCGTTGCCCCAACTGTCAGGGCATCTGGTGCGACCAAGGCGAGTGGGAAATTCTGCAAAAGCTGAAGCTGGATGCTCACGTTGAGTACATCTTCTCAGGCGACTGGCGGGCTCAGGTAAGGGCCTTGGAGCAAGGGGAGCGGGAAAAGCTGGCTACCGTCGAAAAGCTAGGGCCTGATCTGGCTAAAAGAATTTTTGAGCTGGCTGACCTGTTAGAGAATCATCCCAACGGCGATTTTGGGGTAGCCTATCTGATGCGTCGCTTTGAATCGTGA